A DNA window from Corvus hawaiiensis isolate bCorHaw1 chromosome 11, bCorHaw1.pri.cur, whole genome shotgun sequence contains the following coding sequences:
- the LOC125331725 gene encoding PHD finger protein 7-like: MSNFRQEKRRVGFMGYRPRDIQLAVSRAAQKHCCVCGETGATIMCCQEDCDRWFHLPCAKEGHCVTEYITPYSSYCPEHCPEQDVRAIPEPGTECPICMEPVEERKSYTTLVCPACKKAWFHRDCIQGQALRAGALYFQCPLCRDDDEFAVQMFLMGIRIPFRQPTWEDNDAFAELGERHSWCNARKCLYPGGREEAEEEGPWELLLCSSCAAEGTHRRCSGLTSNTPSWECDSCAGLGTAPRDEPELNAPRDEPELNAPRDEPELNVPSLAGQDQQTQQRPTCTNEAAAAIFLAGEQQPLHGE, translated from the exons CGTCGTGTAGGATTCATGGGCTATCGCCCTCGCGATATCCAACTTGCAGTCAGCCGGGCGGCTCAGAAG cactgctgcgtCTGTGGGGAGACTGGGGCCACCATCATGTGCTGTCAGGAAGACTGCGACAGATGGTTCCACCTGCCCTGTGCCAAGGAGGGTCACTGTGTGACTGAATACATAACCCCATACAG ctcCTACTGCCCTGAGCACTGCCCAGAACAGGATGTGAGGGCGATTCCGGAGCCAGGCACCGAATGCCCCATCTGCATGGAGCCtgtggaggagagaaagagctaCACAACACTGGTGTGCCCAGCGTGCAAAAAGGCCTGGTTCCACAGGGACTGCATCCAG ggacaggcctTGCGCGCTGGTGCATTGTACTTCCAGTGCCCCCTCTGCAGAGACGATGATGAGTTTGCTGTCCAAATGTTCCTCATGGGGATCCGAATCCCCTTCAG ACAGCCAACATGGGAGGACAACGATGCCTTTGCAGAATTAGGAGAGAGGCACAGCTGGTGCAATGCCAGGAAGTGCCTTTatccaggaggcagggaggaggcagaggaagaggg GCCCTGGGAActgctcctgtgctcctcctgtgctgctgagggcacCCACAGGCGCTGCTCTGGCCTCACAAGCAACACTCCCAGCTGGGAGTGCGACAGCTGTGCTGGTCTGGGCACAG CCCCCAGGGATGAGCCTGAGCTCAATGCCCCCAGGGATGAGCCTGAGCTCAATGCCCCCAGGGATGAGCCGGAGCTCaatgtccccagcctggccgGACA AGACCAGCAAACGCAGCAGCGTCCAACATGCACCaatgaggcagctgctgcaatcTTCCtcgctggagagcagcagcccctgcacggAGAGTGA